Proteins encoded by one window of Passer domesticus isolate bPasDom1 chromosome 10, bPasDom1.hap1, whole genome shotgun sequence:
- the LOC135308485 gene encoding maestro heat-like repeat-containing protein family member 7 isoform X1, producing the protein MAEKRQGLFSRKKNKDSSAAPAKQRKAAKHFPPLQDNAGKKQEPGRGSFSQSLKNVIMCGKAAEKEDTNKFGYRPTDLSTASIECAEMSNYVVKADQVPKMVRIMHQRLASPETADVRLFMNILRMAEEHPTGVLLTLLRCAPTCDRAAVMMWRTIGSSSPTVEKVLPTLICVMEDWPVHSMFTSDGDDTDVFALAATLVLWVIIQVPKCQEATHNYAPHLLVALVVQICDSTVHSSEEVDTFWKQCQEEHHLNTNPSRFAVQTMKALLCRLRCDNVVMEMGRKHGWDTLLCADTQHYAVGLLAREMRRDFVPLCSRIALHLLGLLSMEGHRWDLPFLAFLVEVLECLDLRECADSILEIMSRHLRNECRERCRLALRGLVVLSKDPSMARRMGIVSRRLVDVLGDADGEVVRMSLSVFMNVLQYKNILVSSTTAPKLAEALLPLFDHDNSHVQLLSTQLFEKVMDLVVDEGKKPLKRIVSQSLLPLFLHCHEENQRVAEASMKTLHCATGFLKKRSLKQLVKKEKLPKFGKCLGWPGGS; encoded by the exons ATGGCAGAGAAACGCCAAGGCTTGTTCAGTAGGAAGAAGAACAAAGACtcttcagctgccccagcaaAGCAGCGTAAGGCGGCAAAACACTTCCCGCCACTGCAGGACA atgcagggAAGAAGCAGGAACCCGGTCGTGGTAGCTTCAGCCAATCACTgaag AATGTCATTATGTGTGGAAAGGCCGCAGAAAAGGAAGATACAAACAAATTTGGCTACAGACCAACTGATCTTAGCACAGCATCAATTGAATGCGCAGAAATGAGTAATTACGTAGTGAAGGCTGACCAG GTGCCAAAAATGGTGCGGATTATGCATCAGAGGCTTGCGTCCCCTGAGACTGCTGATGTCAGACTATTCATGAACATTCTGAGGATGGCTGAAGAACACCCTACTGGTGTGTTGCTGACCCTCCTGCGCTGTGCCCCaacgtgtgacag agctgctgtaaTGATGTGGAGAACTATAGGCTCGTCGAGTCCCACAGTGGAGAAAGTGCTGCCAACACTGATCTGTGTAATGGAGGATTGGCCTGTGCACAGCATGTTCACGTCTGATGGGGATGACACAGATgtttttgccctggct gcaactctggtgctctGGGTGATTATCCAGGTGCCCAAGTGCCAAGAGGCAACGCACAATTATGCCCCCCACCTGCTTGTGGCTCTGGTAGTTCAAATTTGTGACAGCACCGTGCATTCTTCTGAGGAGGTTGACACCTTTTGGAAGCAATGCCAGGAAGAACACCACCTTAACACAAACCCCAGCAG gtttgcagtgcagactatgaaggctctgctctgccgaCTGCGGTGCGACAATGTGGTCATGGAAATGGGACGCAAGCatggctgggacacgctgctgtgtgctgacacccagcactatgccgtgggtctgctggccag ggagatgcgccgtgacTTCGTCCCCTTGTGTTCTCGCATCGCACTCCACCTGCTTGGGCTGCTCAGCATGGAAGGGCATCGCTGGGATCTGCCCTTCCTGGcattccttgtggag gtcctcgagtgcctggacttgagggaatgtgcTGACAGCATCCTGGAGATCATGTCAAGGCACCTGAGGaacgagtgcagggagaggtgtCGCCtggcgctcagaggcctcgtggtgctcagcaaggatccctcgatg gccagaaGAATGGGCATCGTGTCTCGACGGCTTGTGGATGTGCTGGGTGATGCAGATGGAGAGGTGGTCAGGATGTCCCTTTCTGTCTTCATGAATGTTCTCCAGTACAAGAATATCCTGGTatccagcaccactgccccAAAGCTAGCTGAGGCACTCCTACCACTCTTTGACCAT GACAACAGTcacgtgcagctgctctccactcAACTTTTTGAAAAGGTGATGGATTTAGTAGTGGATGAGGGGAAAAAGCCCCTGAAGAGAAttgtgagccagagcctgctcccactCTTCTTGCACTGCCATGAGGAGAACCAGCGTGTGGCAGAG gcctctaTGAAAACGCTGCATTGTGCGACCGGGTTCCTGAAGAAGAGGAGTCTGAAGCAGCTGGTAAAGAAGGAGAAGCTGCCAAAGTTTGgcaagtgcctg ggatggccgggcggcagctga
- the LOC135308485 gene encoding maestro heat-like repeat-containing protein family member 6 isoform X2 has protein sequence MAEKRQGLFSRKKNKDSSAAPAKQRKAAKHFPPLQDNAGKKQEPGRGSFSQSLKNVIMCGKAAEKEDTNKFGYRPTDLSTASIECAEMSNYVVKADQVPKMVRIMHQRLASPETADVRLFMNILRMAEEHPTGVLLTLLRCAPTCDRAAVMMWRTIGSSSPTVEKVLPTLICVMEDWPVHSMFTSDGDDTDVFALAATLVLWVIIQVPKCQEATHNYAPHLLVALVVQICDSTVHSSEEVDTFWKQCQEEHHLNTNPSRFAVQTMKALLCRLRCDNVVMEMGRKHGWDTLLCADTQHYAVGLLAREMRRDFVPLCSRIALHLLGLLSMEGHRWDLPFLAFLVEVLECLDLRECADSILEIMSRHLRNECRERCRLALRGLVVLSKDPSMARRMGIVSRRLVDVLGDADGEVVRMSLSVFMNVLQYKNILVSSTTAPKLAEALLPLFDHDNSHVQLLSTQLFEKVMDLVVDEGKKPLKRIVSQSLLPLFLHCHEENQRVAEPLKP, from the exons ATGGCAGAGAAACGCCAAGGCTTGTTCAGTAGGAAGAAGAACAAAGACtcttcagctgccccagcaaAGCAGCGTAAGGCGGCAAAACACTTCCCGCCACTGCAGGACA atgcagggAAGAAGCAGGAACCCGGTCGTGGTAGCTTCAGCCAATCACTgaag AATGTCATTATGTGTGGAAAGGCCGCAGAAAAGGAAGATACAAACAAATTTGGCTACAGACCAACTGATCTTAGCACAGCATCAATTGAATGCGCAGAAATGAGTAATTACGTAGTGAAGGCTGACCAG GTGCCAAAAATGGTGCGGATTATGCATCAGAGGCTTGCGTCCCCTGAGACTGCTGATGTCAGACTATTCATGAACATTCTGAGGATGGCTGAAGAACACCCTACTGGTGTGTTGCTGACCCTCCTGCGCTGTGCCCCaacgtgtgacag agctgctgtaaTGATGTGGAGAACTATAGGCTCGTCGAGTCCCACAGTGGAGAAAGTGCTGCCAACACTGATCTGTGTAATGGAGGATTGGCCTGTGCACAGCATGTTCACGTCTGATGGGGATGACACAGATgtttttgccctggct gcaactctggtgctctGGGTGATTATCCAGGTGCCCAAGTGCCAAGAGGCAACGCACAATTATGCCCCCCACCTGCTTGTGGCTCTGGTAGTTCAAATTTGTGACAGCACCGTGCATTCTTCTGAGGAGGTTGACACCTTTTGGAAGCAATGCCAGGAAGAACACCACCTTAACACAAACCCCAGCAG gtttgcagtgcagactatgaaggctctgctctgccgaCTGCGGTGCGACAATGTGGTCATGGAAATGGGACGCAAGCatggctgggacacgctgctgtgtgctgacacccagcactatgccgtgggtctgctggccag ggagatgcgccgtgacTTCGTCCCCTTGTGTTCTCGCATCGCACTCCACCTGCTTGGGCTGCTCAGCATGGAAGGGCATCGCTGGGATCTGCCCTTCCTGGcattccttgtggag gtcctcgagtgcctggacttgagggaatgtgcTGACAGCATCCTGGAGATCATGTCAAGGCACCTGAGGaacgagtgcagggagaggtgtCGCCtggcgctcagaggcctcgtggtgctcagcaaggatccctcgatg gccagaaGAATGGGCATCGTGTCTCGACGGCTTGTGGATGTGCTGGGTGATGCAGATGGAGAGGTGGTCAGGATGTCCCTTTCTGTCTTCATGAATGTTCTCCAGTACAAGAATATCCTGGTatccagcaccactgccccAAAGCTAGCTGAGGCACTCCTACCACTCTTTGACCAT GACAACAGTcacgtgcagctgctctccactcAACTTTTTGAAAAGGTGATGGATTTAGTAGTGGATGAGGGGAAAAAGCCCCTGAAGAGAAttgtgagccagagcctgctcccactCTTCTTGCACTGCCATGAGGAGAACCAGCGTGTGGCAGAG CCCTTGAAGCCATGA
- the LOC135309320 gene encoding maestro heat-like repeat-containing protein family member 7, with amino-acid sequence MEQRSLGVPKMACLEQEKEGSGAAPAEQTEEVVRLHPPQEDAAVERTQEQQSSRGCFRRTAQLVCKFMKRIRQEETITRGAGFRPYSPIFQIKTSAALLYMLVEEGFYNPKQVPAMVRYIHQWLLANDSAEHRLDKTLLNLTEAQRDDVVMTVLRAAPSCDRAAMAMWKTIMCSPRTAKAVQLTLLDVLGNWPEHSTCTSDGDKTGVFALAATLVMWKILQVRCVPHLMKFYFPHLFVHLLLQVFFSTEGMPKKVDTFWKGCQEEHGLATSPNSFAVRTLKLLLCRKQYKDVVVAMERRGAWDTLLCADTHHYAVGLLAREMSCVSIPSCSRVFRYLLRLLSTQELRWDLPALAFLVEVLECLDLRERDADRVLQILSRHVQSKCRERRHLALRALLKLTDDPSMTEKMWSLIESLVELLWEANGEAVKMTVMVLSFIILDKDLRIPSPIALQLAEALLPLFDHNNSQVQLLSILLFRTLLTLPLKKERKVLKSQVRQSLLPLFFHCHDENWRVAQASLETLLCVADFLKRKDLDKVVKKKKLWMFADTLPLKNWQMIAACLSEAWLFRLCTLSGQWPPCNIPSSRTWTISCAGCGRRGLGSQGLASCAAGALHRGDARGSV; translated from the exons atggagcagagatccCTGGGAGTACCCAAGATGGCCTGTTTGGAGCAGGAGaaagaaggctctggagctgccccagcagagcagactgAAGAGGTGGTGCGGCtccatccaccacaggagg atgcagccgtggagcgcacacaagagcagcaatccagccgtggctgcttccgcagaacagcgcag ctcgttTGCAAATTCATGAAGAGGATTCGTCAGGAAGAAACCATCACCAGGGGCGCTGGGTTCAGACCATACTCGCCCATCTTCCAAAtcaagaccagtgctgccctgctgtataTGCTTGTAGAGGAAGGTTTTTAcaatccaaagcaa gtgcctgccatggtgaggtacatccaccagtggctcctggccaatgattccgctgagcacaggctggacaaGACCCTGCTGAATCTCACTGAAGCACAGCGTGATGACGTAGTCATGACGGTCCTGCGTGCGGCCCCGTCCTGTGACAG agctgccatggCCATGTGGAAAACCATCATGTGCTCGCCCAGGACTGCAAAGGCAGTGCAGCTGAcactcctggatgtgctggggaactggccggagcacagcacgtgcacctccgatggggacaaaacgggtgtctttgccctggct gcaactctggtgatgtggaagatccTCCAGGTGCGCTGTGTCCCACATCTAATGAAGTTTTATTTCCCACACCTGTTTGTGCACCTGCTCCtccaagtgttcttcagcacAGAAGGGATGCCAAAGAAGGTtgataccttctggaagggatgccaggaagaacacggccttgccaccagccccaacag ctttgcagtgcggaccctgAAGTTGCTGCTCTGCCGAAAGCAGTAcaaggatgtggtggtggcaatggaacgcaggggtgcctgggacacgctgctctgtgctgacacccaccactatgccgtgggtctgctggccag ggagatgtccTGCGTCTCCATACCCTCCTGTTCCCGGGTCTTTCGCTACCTGCTCCGGCTGCTGAGCACACAGGAGCTACGCTgggatctgcctgccctggcgttccttgtggag gtcctcgagtgcctggacttgagggaacGTGATGCTGACAGAGTCCTGCAAATCTTGTCAAGGCATGTGCAGagcaagtgcagggagaggcgtcacCTGGCACTCAGGGCCCTTCTCAAGCTCACTGATGATCCCTCaatg ACcgaaaaaatgtggagcctgattgaaagtcttgtggagctcctgtgggagGCAAATGGAGAGGCAGTTAAAATGACAGTCATGGTACTCAGCTTTATAATCTTGGACAAGGACCTACGGATACCCAGCCCCattgccctgcagctggctgaggcgctcctgccactctttgaccat AATAATAGCCAGGTGCAACTGCTCTCCATATTGCTCTTCCGAACATTGCTGACTCTTCcactgaaaaaggaaagaaaggtcCTGAAGTCACAGGTGCGACAGAGCCTGCTcccactcttcttccactgccatgatgagaattGGCGTGTGGCACAA GCTTCTCtggaaacgctgctttgtgtGGCTGACTTCCTGAAGAGGAAGGATCTTGACAAAGTGGTGAAGAAGAAGAAACTGTGGATGTTCGCAGACACCCTG CCCTTGAAGAACTGGCAAATGATAGCTGCCTGTCTGTCAGAAGCCTGGCTCTTCAGACTTTGCACATTGTCAGGGCAGTGGCCACCGTGCAATATTCCATCCTCGAGAACCTGGACCATCAGCTGCGCAGGGTGTGGAAGACGTGGCTTAGGGTCTCAGGGCTtggccagctgtgctgctggagctctgcacagaggTGATGCCAGAGGCTCTGTCTAG